One window from the genome of Vespula pensylvanica isolate Volc-1 chromosome 19, ASM1446617v1, whole genome shotgun sequence encodes:
- the LOC122635874 gene encoding ranBP-type and C3HC4-type zinc finger-containing protein 1-like isoform X3, with amino-acid sequence MEESQKDCGSLVYQQKMTIVKNRNFCKNCRSKFDENNSIFFSRLNDNGVLNDKDYEEEYTINCPHCKEELPYHGEGVTICLETCRHILCRYCISNLLHKLINNEISELRCPYIEVTPCNTLIDEAEYNIEMLVHPNLYKRYLMSLAEKLEDDIKSTVFCCKTFECEGWCVIEGDDVNYFLCPICKKNNSVHLNTNEDEKEISKDMEKYMDMQNERYNELMLLMENDSVPNFEPFECPICLVPYNPHEGLILKNCLHTFCKMCIANTVLFSDYADVKCPYKDENYSCDGTIQQCEVKALLKLDDYKKYLQRSIKQAESEAGNSAYHCKTPDCPGWCIYESDVESFICPVCEKRNCLLCKKIHKTNCIDDLLSTESPDSLKSDYLIQEMLQTKNALPCPTCKTVIIKADGCDAVICTICKTEICWLTRGPRWGPRGRGDTSGGCKCNRLVKCHPLCRNCH; translated from the exons ATGGAAGAGAGTCAAAAGGATTGCGGAAGTTTAGTATACCAACAGAAGATGACCATTgtgaaaaatcgaaatttctGCAAAAATTGCAG aTCGAAATTTGACGAAAATAACAGCATATTTTTCAGTCGTTTG aatGATAATGGTGTATTAAATGACAAGGATTATGAAGAGGAATATACGATAAATTGTCCTCATTGCAAAGAAGAATTACCATACCATGGTGAAGGTGTTACGATTTGCCTCGAAACTTGTCGTCATATTCTTTGCag GTATTGTATCTCCAATTTATTGcacaaattaataaacaatgagATAAGTGAATTAAGATGTCCTTACATCGAGGTAACACCATGCAATACGTTAATTGATGAAGCTGAATACAACATCGAAAtg ttGGTCCATCCGAatctttataaaagatatttaatgtcATTAGCTGAAAAGTTAGAAGACGATATCAAAAGTACAGTGTTTTGTTGCAAGACATTTGAATGTGAAGGTTGGTGTGTCATTGAAGGTGACGATGTGAATTACTTTTTATGTCCcatatgtaagaaaaataattctgtaCATTTAAAc ACtaatgaagatgaaaaagaaatatcaaaggaTATGGAGAAATATATGGACATGCAAAATGAAAGATACAAcgaattaatgttattaatggAAAATGACAGTGTACCAAATTTTGAACCATTCGAATGTCCAATATGTTTAGTTCCTTATAATCCCCACGAAGGGTTAATTTTGAAGAACTGTTTACACACATTTTGCAA gATGTGCATTGCAAATACcgttttattttctgattATGCAGATGTAAAGTGTCCGTACAAAGACGAAAATTATTCTTGCGATGGAACGATTCAACAATGCGAAGTCAAAGCG ttaCTAAAATtggatgattataaaaaatatttacaaagatcgataaaacaaGCGGAAAGTGAAGCGGGAAATTCCGCTTATCACTGTAAAACACCGGACTGTCCTGGTTGGTGTATTTATGAATCAGATGTTGAAAGTTTTATATGTCCCgtatgtgaaaaaagaaattgtcttTTATGTAAG aaaatacataaaacaaaCTGTATAGATGATTTGTTATCAACGGAATCACCAGATTCGCTGAAGTCTGACTATCTCATTCAAGAAATGTTACAAACTAAAAATGCACTTCCATGTCCTACATGTAAAACAGTCATTATAAAAGCAGATGGTTGCGATGCAGTTATATGCACTATATGTAAAACCGAAATATGTTGGCTAACACGAGGACCACGTTGGGGCCCTaga GGAAGGGGAGATACTTCCGGTGGATGTAAATGTAACAGGTTGGTTAAATGTCATCCACTATGTCGCAATTGCCACTGA
- the LOC122635874 gene encoding ranBP-type and C3HC4-type zinc finger-containing protein 1-like isoform X1 codes for MEEITGKEINDGNIEDKSINNEEQREYLNDENYENEVKMIEKEIESNKEEKKDEVLHGKNNVSKFLENVEQYINDNGVLNDKDYEEEYTINCPHCKEELPYHGEGVTICLETCRHILCRYCISNLLHKLINNEISELRCPYIEVTPCNTLIDEAEYNIEMLVHPNLYKRYLMSLAEKLEDDIKSTVFCCKTFECEGWCVIEGDDVNYFLCPICKKNNSVHLNTNEDEKEISKDMEKYMDMQNERYNELMLLMENDSVPNFEPFECPICLVPYNPHEGLILKNCLHTFCKMCIANTVLFSDYADVKCPYKDENYSCDGTIQQCEVKALLKLDDYKKYLQRSIKQAESEAGNSAYHCKTPDCPGWCIYESDVESFICPVCEKRNCLLCKKIHKTNCIDDLLSTESPDSLKSDYLIQEMLQTKNALPCPTCKTVIIKADGCDAVICTICKTEICWLTRGPRWGPRGRGDTSGGCKCNRLVKCHPLCRNCH; via the exons atggaagagatAACAGGAAAAGAGATTAATGACGGAAATATCGAAGATAAGAGTATAAATAATGAAGAGcaaagagaatatttaaatgacgaaaattatgaaaatgaagtgaaaatgatagaaaaagaaattgaatctaacaaagaagaaaaaaaggacgaagttttgcatggaaaaaataatgtttcgaAATTCCTCGAAAATGTGGAacaatatata aatGATAATGGTGTATTAAATGACAAGGATTATGAAGAGGAATATACGATAAATTGTCCTCATTGCAAAGAAGAATTACCATACCATGGTGAAGGTGTTACGATTTGCCTCGAAACTTGTCGTCATATTCTTTGCag GTATTGTATCTCCAATTTATTGcacaaattaataaacaatgagATAAGTGAATTAAGATGTCCTTACATCGAGGTAACACCATGCAATACGTTAATTGATGAAGCTGAATACAACATCGAAAtg ttGGTCCATCCGAatctttataaaagatatttaatgtcATTAGCTGAAAAGTTAGAAGACGATATCAAAAGTACAGTGTTTTGTTGCAAGACATTTGAATGTGAAGGTTGGTGTGTCATTGAAGGTGACGATGTGAATTACTTTTTATGTCCcatatgtaagaaaaataattctgtaCATTTAAAc ACtaatgaagatgaaaaagaaatatcaaaggaTATGGAGAAATATATGGACATGCAAAATGAAAGATACAAcgaattaatgttattaatggAAAATGACAGTGTACCAAATTTTGAACCATTCGAATGTCCAATATGTTTAGTTCCTTATAATCCCCACGAAGGGTTAATTTTGAAGAACTGTTTACACACATTTTGCAA gATGTGCATTGCAAATACcgttttattttctgattATGCAGATGTAAAGTGTCCGTACAAAGACGAAAATTATTCTTGCGATGGAACGATTCAACAATGCGAAGTCAAAGCG ttaCTAAAATtggatgattataaaaaatatttacaaagatcgataaaacaaGCGGAAAGTGAAGCGGGAAATTCCGCTTATCACTGTAAAACACCGGACTGTCCTGGTTGGTGTATTTATGAATCAGATGTTGAAAGTTTTATATGTCCCgtatgtgaaaaaagaaattgtcttTTATGTAAG aaaatacataaaacaaaCTGTATAGATGATTTGTTATCAACGGAATCACCAGATTCGCTGAAGTCTGACTATCTCATTCAAGAAATGTTACAAACTAAAAATGCACTTCCATGTCCTACATGTAAAACAGTCATTATAAAAGCAGATGGTTGCGATGCAGTTATATGCACTATATGTAAAACCGAAATATGTTGGCTAACACGAGGACCACGTTGGGGCCCTaga GGAAGGGGAGATACTTCCGGTGGATGTAAATGTAACAGGTTGGTTAAATGTCATCCACTATGTCGCAATTGCCACTGA
- the LOC122635874 gene encoding ranBP-type and C3HC4-type zinc finger-containing protein 1-like isoform X2, which yields MEEITGKEINDGNIEDKSINNEEQREYLNDENYENEVKMIEKEIESNKEEKKDEVLHGKNNVSKFLENVEQYINDNGVLNDKDYEEEYTINCPHCKEELPYHGEGVTICLETCRHILCRYCISNLLHKLINNEISELRCPYIEVTPCNTLIDEAEYNIEMLVHPNLYKRYLMSLAEKLEDDIKSTVFCCKTFECEGWCVIEGDDVNYFLCPICKKNNSVHLNTNEDEKEISKDMEKYMDMQNERYNELMLLMENDSVPNFEPFECPICLVPYNPHEGLILKNCLHTFYVKCPYKDENYSCDGTIQQCEVKALLKLDDYKKYLQRSIKQAESEAGNSAYHCKTPDCPGWCIYESDVESFICPVCEKRNCLLCKKIHKTNCIDDLLSTESPDSLKSDYLIQEMLQTKNALPCPTCKTVIIKADGCDAVICTICKTEICWLTRGPRWGPRGRGDTSGGCKCNRLVKCHPLCRNCH from the exons atggaagagatAACAGGAAAAGAGATTAATGACGGAAATATCGAAGATAAGAGTATAAATAATGAAGAGcaaagagaatatttaaatgacgaaaattatgaaaatgaagtgaaaatgatagaaaaagaaattgaatctaacaaagaagaaaaaaaggacgaagttttgcatggaaaaaataatgtttcgaAATTCCTCGAAAATGTGGAacaatatata aatGATAATGGTGTATTAAATGACAAGGATTATGAAGAGGAATATACGATAAATTGTCCTCATTGCAAAGAAGAATTACCATACCATGGTGAAGGTGTTACGATTTGCCTCGAAACTTGTCGTCATATTCTTTGCag GTATTGTATCTCCAATTTATTGcacaaattaataaacaatgagATAAGTGAATTAAGATGTCCTTACATCGAGGTAACACCATGCAATACGTTAATTGATGAAGCTGAATACAACATCGAAAtg ttGGTCCATCCGAatctttataaaagatatttaatgtcATTAGCTGAAAAGTTAGAAGACGATATCAAAAGTACAGTGTTTTGTTGCAAGACATTTGAATGTGAAGGTTGGTGTGTCATTGAAGGTGACGATGTGAATTACTTTTTATGTCCcatatgtaagaaaaataattctgtaCATTTAAAc ACtaatgaagatgaaaaagaaatatcaaaggaTATGGAGAAATATATGGACATGCAAAATGAAAGATACAAcgaattaatgttattaatggAAAATGACAGTGTACCAAATTTTGAACCATTCGAATGTCCAATATGTTTAGTTCCTTATAATCCCCACGAAGGGTTAATTTTGAAGAACTGTTTACACACATTTT ATGTAAAGTGTCCGTACAAAGACGAAAATTATTCTTGCGATGGAACGATTCAACAATGCGAAGTCAAAGCG ttaCTAAAATtggatgattataaaaaatatttacaaagatcgataaaacaaGCGGAAAGTGAAGCGGGAAATTCCGCTTATCACTGTAAAACACCGGACTGTCCTGGTTGGTGTATTTATGAATCAGATGTTGAAAGTTTTATATGTCCCgtatgtgaaaaaagaaattgtcttTTATGTAAG aaaatacataaaacaaaCTGTATAGATGATTTGTTATCAACGGAATCACCAGATTCGCTGAAGTCTGACTATCTCATTCAAGAAATGTTACAAACTAAAAATGCACTTCCATGTCCTACATGTAAAACAGTCATTATAAAAGCAGATGGTTGCGATGCAGTTATATGCACTATATGTAAAACCGAAATATGTTGGCTAACACGAGGACCACGTTGGGGCCCTaga GGAAGGGGAGATACTTCCGGTGGATGTAAATGTAACAGGTTGGTTAAATGTCATCCACTATGTCGCAATTGCCACTGA
- the LOC122635743 gene encoding uncharacterized protein LOC122635743, whose protein sequence is MVERNACNNSGGVGGVGGGGGGGSSSSGSSSGSSNNSNGNKINASLNGVSSVVREGGVKVTVIEEAVGLEEELTSLRRASSAKFSLFKWFKRAGSRAATFEKRRKILDKIAVGEEKEEEGGEGREEEEEEEAGEEEQEEEEVEEEEEEDRGRQRSVSSSAESVETFYSTTTVRSFAFHSGGLITGKELSLGILKQAAEVGPFAAGASKLVANKENNVADVASTLPSNAHSRRRDITTRYSLQPTKTSYSSCGNFPLPEKRPLSGTLRRIQDKDSNGEVIVRRKVHVKGKRRAPNPPEVSKIIEVDVRVGQSKNSNRRKRRAPRPPENIETSESSLSLEVREKPTIADGGMDSGNKEEEGQVISNDTLILQGGVLHSKKDLEKQSPKLKKDRIVSNNCCVGVINSAAGSSSTRNDTLSQDLTNFRNVGDTGTLSTAMPRPWYKRSVFEHSRDSTSSRKGDVLRASAAIGSMDTKEECVGGAQAVSSSLTTTTTSTSAYSMDASLSRLSFFHRGERQMEERKRDVKRKSGLSILTNISELDKEAAAIVQEEQARARASMLLKSSRFTEAYERTSDVNEELVQDMVTSAMENSSPKQRGTRALISKFNAISNITKVTVNTNFFARRDQQGSKFEQDVIRKTRFEQTDWKENSKFSRVGQANARVEKDISKYFLPQQQQQQQQQQQQQQKTTTRVENKDTERKVVPENKFTPRKDNNDRLIKETSSRISFLQSQLVANRMNEPLTSRTETVVPLMEEKMKSKQECANEIREKERKMDNVISVGGYLLSRQRDSNQVESIENVLSKESRKQNDRNVEANVQKEFTNIFDKIDKQLRTTKELKHADQLTPISNLEATKERVILPIEEEKNEGREKEIEKEEEEQEEGGGGEEGGREGISSKVTKVLDILVEAEKDGKAKKALMRSTKSIPNVDETNRKIESDMTKLKSSNSKISSASLLNTIEDQTTTDLKEMLKEMKHSLPKRPKPKKRFIEEGLTNFMVKDVLPSTSKISYVAKSVLKKEATPLTSTSQIDYEIEKQKVSSSSQTSGNLRRLNQPSTSAGWKQEDVVYKTSGKAVSGLALAKNTFQLIRPRDFAVIEAIKTTKGQHKENTYANVIERSLYANALVHPSTKQQQQQQQQQQQQQRDGDLSRIKGDSVSGRGLPTISPSNERKYLQYDDEPKEEDVSTGNMNTLAINRLLRKLEAAIASGHHQQAAGLAKELARLKIHCSVIRQRTARLKDRSIKVNMYIEDKLAHQGPIPLQLPTRMTVAELKTKVYTEFEIPTNVQRWIIGKNLADRDEATLEELQAVDGSPIFLYLVAPELQKDSVVQAEKSNSVEELTKVEKEIRQPEEKVITEKEEVKPTTVTRYEKQIEPDEEQTPEEVKMERYEELISLENCDVIPNSEAIECPICFVTYGPREGVILRDCLHMFCKLCIANTIKYCEEAEVKCPYRDTEYTCESTLQEREIKALVEAEVYQQHLAKSIAQAENNAGNNAFHCKTPDCPGWCYYDDDVNNFLCPVCDVNNCLTCQAAHTGKNCKQYQQELRLTKETDQESRRTAAMLEEMVDRGEALACPTCAVVLMKKWGCDWLRCSMCKTEICWVTRGPRWGPGGKGDTSGGCRCGENGVKCHPRCNYCH, encoded by the exons ATGGTAGAGAGAAACGCGTGCAACAACAGcggtggtgttggtggtgttggcggcggtggcggcggcggtagcagcagcagcggcagcagcagcggaagcagcaacaacagcaacggGAACAAGATCAACGCATCCCTCAATGGCGTATCAAGCGTTGTCCGTGAAGGTGGAGTCAAAGTTACAGTTATCGAAGAAGCCGTTGGACTTGAGGAGGAATTGACGAGTTTACGCCGTGCCAGTAGCGctaaattttctctattcaaGTGGTTTAAACGAGCCGGCAGTCGGGCTGCCACGtttgagaagagaagaaagatactCGATAAGATCGCTgttggagaagaaaaagaagaagagggaggtgagggaagagaggaagaggaagaagaagaagcaggagaagaggagcaggaggaggaggaggtggaggaggaagaggaagaggatagAGGACGACAACGTAGCGTTTCCTCGAGCGCGGAAAGTGTAGAAACGTTCTATAGTACTACAACGGTACGAAGCTTCGCCTTTCACAGCGGTGGTCTCATCACGGGTAAAGAATTGTCATTGGGTATTTTGAAGCAGGCAGCCGAAGTAGGTCCCTTCGCGGCTGGAGCCTCGAAATTGGTTGCTAACAAAGAGAACAACGTCGCGGATGTCGCCTCTACGTTGCCATCTAACGCCCATTCTCGCAGAAGGGATATCACCACGAGATATTCCCTTCAACCAACTAAAACAAGTTACTCTTCGTGCGGCAATTTTCCTTTACCGGAGAAGAGACCACTTTCCGGCACCTTGAGAAGAATTCAGGATAAGGATTCGAACGGCGAAGTTATCGTAAGGCGTAAGGTACACGTTAAAGGTAAAAGAAGAGCACCGAATCCTCCAGAAGTATCGAAGATCATCGAGGTCGATGTACGGGTGGGACAATCAAAAAATAGCAACAGACGAAAGAGACGAGCGCCGAGACCACCTGAAAATATTGAGACTTCCGAGAGTTCTTTGTCTTTAGAAGTTCGAGAGAAGCCAACTATCGCCGATGGTGGAATGGACTCGGGaaataaggaagaagagggacAAGTAATCAGCAACGATACCTTGATATTGCAAGGCGGCGTTCTACATTCGAAGAAGGACTTAGAAAAACAAAGTCCGAAACTTAAAAAGGATCGAATAGTTTCTAATAATTGTTGTGTCGGTGTTATCAATAGTGCTGCCGGTTCTAGCTCGACACGAAACGATACGTTATCGCAGGATTTGACGAACTTTCGAAACGTTGGTGACACGGGAACGCTTAGCACCGCCATGCCGCGACCTTGGTACAAACGAAGCGTCTTCGAACATTCTCGGGATTCCACGTCGTCTCGAAAGGGCGATGTACTTCGTGCATCCGCGGCTATCGGCTCGATGGACACCAAGGAAGAATGTGTCGGTGGTGCACAGGCGGTATCGTCGAGTCTTACCAcgactactacttctacttcgGCTTATTCCATGGATGCTTCCCTTTCTAGATTGAGTTTCTTTCATCGTGGTGAACGACAGATggaggaaagaaaacgtgACGTCAAAAGAAAATCTGGATTATCCATCCTAACTAACATAAGCGAACTCGACAAAGAGGCTGCTGCCATCGTCCAGGAAGAACAGGCACGAGCACGTGCCTCTATGCTCTTGAAATCCTCGAGATTTACCGAGGCTTATGAAAGGACAAGCGATGTCAATGAAGAACTCGTTCAGGACATGGTAACGTCGGCGATGGAAAACTCCTCTCCGAAACAACGCGGCACCCGAGCATTGATATCAAAATTCAACGCGATAAGTAATATTACAAAAGTCACGGTCAACACAAATTTCTTCGCAAGAAGGGATCAGCAAGGCTCGAAATTCGAACAAGACGTTATCAGAAAGACTAGATTCGAACAAACcgattggaaagaaaattccAAATTTTCACGCGTTGGTCAAGCTAATGCGCGAGTCGAGAAGGATATATCCAAGTATTTTTTGccgcagcaacagcaacagcaacagcaacagcaacaacagcaacagaaAACAACGACCAGAGTCGAGAACaaagatacagaaagaaaagtagtaCCTGAGAATAAGTTTACTCCAAGAAAGGATAACAACGATCGTCTGATAAAAGAGACTTCCAGTAGAATATCGTTCCTACAAAGCCAGCTCGTTGCAAATCGAATGAACGAACCTTTAACTTCTCGGACGGAAACGGTGGTGCCcttaatggaagaaaaaatgaaatctaaACAGGAATGTGCCAACGAAataagggaaaaggaaagaaaaatggataaCGTTATTTCCGTAGGCGGATACTTGTTATCTCGTCAGCGTGATTCTAATCAAGTTGAAAgtatagaaaatgttttatccaaagaatcgagaaaacaaaacgatCGTAACGTAGAAGCAAATGTGCAAAAAGAATTCacgaatatattcgataaaattgataaacaGTTACGTACTACGAAGGAATTGAAACATGCCGATCAATTAACACCAATTTCTAATCTCGAAGCAACCAAAGAGAGAGTGATATTACCtatagaagaggagaaaaacgaagggagggagaaggagatagaaaaggaggaagaagaacaagaagaaggaggaggaggagaagagggaggaagagaaggaatatCGAGTAAAGTGACTAAAGTCCTTGACATCCTCGTGGAAGCTGAGAAAGATGGGAAAGCAAAGAAGGCACTTATGCGATCAACGAAATCGATACCTAACGTAGATGAAACTAATCGTAAAATCGAATCGGACATGACTAAATTGAAATCATCGAACAGCAAGATATCGTCGGCGTCATTGTTGAACACTATCGAGGATCAGACTACGACGGATTTGAAGGAAAtgttgaaagaaatgaaacattCCTTGCCAAAACGTCCGAAACCAAAGAAACGTTTTATCGAGGAAGGATTAACTAATTTTATGGTCAAAGACGTCTTACCGAGTACAAGCAAGATTTCTTATGTCGCAAAGTCAGTGTTGAAGAAGGAAGCGACTCCATTAACCTCAACCTCTCAGATCGATTATGAGATTGAAAAGCAAAAAGTTTCTTCGTCCTCTCAAACCAGCGGAAATCTACGACGATTGAATCAACCATCAACGTCTGCAGGATGGAAACAAGAGGATGTGGTTTACAAAACATCTGGCAAAGCTGTGTCAGGCTTAGCTCTAGCTAAAAACACATTTCAATTGATTCGTCCTCGTGATTTCGCTGTGATCGAAGCTATCAAGACCACCAAGGGACAACACAAGGAAAACACTTACGCGAATGTAATCGAACGATCGCTCTACGCTAACGCTCTTGTTCATCCCTCGActaagcagcagcagcagcagcaacagcagcagcagcaacagcaacgtGATGGGGATCTTTCACGTATCAAGGGAGACTCTGTGAGTGGCCGAGGATTACCGACTATTTCAccctcgaacgaacgaaaatatctACAGTATGACGACGAACCTAAAGAAG aAGACGTATCCACCGGTAACATGAACACCCTGGCTATAAATCGTTTGTTAAGAAAATTAGAGGCAGCCATTGCTTCCGGTCATCATCAGCAAGCGGCAGGATTAGCAAAGGAACTCGCACGATTAAAGATTCATTGTTCCGTGATACGACAACGTACGGCACGTctaaaggatcgatcgataaaagttaATATGTACATCGAAGACAAACTAGCTCACCAAGGTCCTATACCTCTTCAG TTACCAACGAGGATGACTGTCGCCGAATTGAAGACGAAAGTCTACACCGAATTCGAAATACCAACGAACGTACAACGTTGGATTATTGGGAAAAATTTGGCTGATCGCGATGAGGCTACCCTTGAAGAATTACAGGCGGTCGATGGCTCAcctattttcttatatctcgTTGCACCGG AATTGCAAAAGGATTCCGTAGTGCAGGCAGAGAAATCAAACTCCGTGGAGGAACTTACGAAGGTTGAGAAGGAAATACGTCAAccggaagaaaaagtaataacggagaaggaggaagtTAAACCGACTACTGTCACTCGCTATGAAAAACAG ATTGAGCCAGATGAAGAACAGACGCCTGAGGAAGTGAAAATGGAACGATACGAAGAACTCATCTCGTTGGAGAATTGCGATGTTATACCAAATTCCGAAGCTATCGAATGTCCAATATGTTTCGTAACATATGGTCCACGAGAGGGTGTTATTCTCAGAGATTGTTTACATATGTTTTGCAA ACTTTGCATAGCTAacacaataaaatattgtgaAGAAGCGGAAGTAAAGTGTCCTTACAGAGACACCGAGTATACGTGTGAATCGACGCTTCAAGAACGCGAGATAAAGGCG CTCGTCGAAGCGGAAGTATATCAGCAACACCTAGCCAAGTCGATAGCACAAGCAGAGAACAACGCTGGAAACAATGCCTTTCATTGCAAAACACCAGACTGTCCTGGTTGGTGCTATTACGACGATGACGTGAACAATTTTCTGTGCCCTGTATGTGATGTAAATAATTGTCTAACGTGTCAG GCCGCACATACCGgtaaaaattgtaaacaatATCAACAAGAGTTAAGATTGACGAAAGAAACCGATCAAGAATCTCGAAGGACAGCAGCAATGCTTGAAGAAATGGTCGACAGGGGTGAAGCATTGGCGTGTCCTACTTGTGCAGTCGTTCTCATGAAAAAATGGGGTTGCGATTGGTTAAGATGTTCCATGTGTAAAACAGAAATATGTTGGGTTACAAGAGGACCACGTTGGGGACCAGGA GGAAAGGGTGACACATCCGGAGGCTGTAGGTGCGGAGAAAATGGAGTCAAGTGTCATCCTCGTTGCAATTACTGTCACTAA